The DNA window GTTCAATCAGATAAAAACGGAGGAAAATCCACAAGGTAGCAATCCAAAAGGTATCCCATTGAGTTTCAGAAAACAAGGACTCGACAAACGGGATGATGTTAATATCTAAAGGATGCTCATCGTCCGTGCGGACTTCAGTCGCCATGCGCCGATAAACATTAATCACTGGATTATGCTTTAAGGGTTCCCAAAAACAGACCTTTCCCCCTGGTTTCACCACCCGATGACATTCTTTGAGCGCCCCTTGTACATCGGGAAGATGATGCAAAAGATTGGCCACATAAATAATATCAAAACTATCGTCGGGAAAATCAAACGCCATGGCATTGCCCACATGCCCTTCAATCTCCACCCCATTTTTTGCTGCTAATTTTAACGCCACTTCCACCATGCCCGGAGAATAGTCAGAAGCCACACAGTGAGCGCCTTTTTGGGCAAAATAAACGCTATTTTCTCCCGCTCCACAGCCCACATCTAATAGGGTTTTGCCTTTCACCTCTCCCAAATGATTTAAAATAAACCGATTTTCCGGCGCTGTGCAAGCTTCAAAATAATCGGCTACCTGAATTTGGTCAATATCAATGGTGGCGGCCCATTGATCGTGAAATTCTCGTTCTTTTTTTAAAGTTTCTTCTGACATAATTAAAAATCCAGGGAGCAAGATGCTCCCACTCCAGTAATATCAAAGAATTGGAGGAATGCGGGCATCTTGCCCGCTTGTCTTTTCCAATAGTGCGGGCAAGATGCCCGCTTGTCTT is part of the Roseofilum capinflatum BLCC-M114 genome and encodes:
- a CDS encoding class I SAM-dependent methyltransferase, producing MSEETLKKEREFHDQWAATIDIDQIQVADYFEACTAPENRFILNHLGEVKGKTLLDVGCGAGENSVYFAQKGAHCVASDYSPGMVEVALKLAAKNGVEIEGHVGNAMAFDFPDDSFDIIYVANLLHHLPDVQGALKECHRVVKPGGKVCFWEPLKHNPVINVYRRMATEVRTDDEHPLDINIIPFVESLFSETQWDTFWIATLWIFLRFYLIERVNPNEERYWKKIILEKERLEPEYRRLEQMDGWLKQIPGMKRMAWNLAVVATK